The window aaatattataaaaggaagAGTATGACATTTCAGTAAGGCAAAAAGactcaaataaattaatttttttgtattaaacTTGACATTCACTCTTCTATGCTTTAGGAATTGTTCTGGGTTTCAAAGTTTTATCTGAAAATGTGTTAACAGTTCTCTGGAACTTTAAAACTGTCCTATGAGTATATTTAAAGCTTCAAAACAATGTTCTTTGAAAGGTATTGTGATATACAGTTATACACATTTTCCATAAGGGTATCTTTATGTATAAATTCCAAATGATtagatgcatgtgtgtgtgtgtatgtgtgtgtgcgtgtgtgtgtgtgtgcgtgcgcgcacatcTCTCTGTGTTTAACACATCATCAGCATAAATTAAATCCTTATTAAATGTTAACcattataattaatattataaGAACAAGTTGATGGACAAATGTTAAAGTACTATATGTGTAAAATATTcatattattatttctgtttgaTTGACATTGGGAaccacaaggatttttttttaaacaaggacTGTTAGAGTATTCCTGAGATCTCTATTTTGGGGACTTTGAAGGGAAAGTCTATCTAGGAATACATAGCCAGACATTGTCTCAAAAAAGTATGCTAATTTCAATCCATATGATTACGTGTTTTACAGAATGATTTAGTCTACCTCTatgacataatttccttttaagcCAATATATCAAATAAGAAAGGTAAAGTAAGTAGAAGTGTAAgtattcaaagaagaaaaagagtctTTGAAAGTAGACAATCAGAAATAACTTTTGCTTCAATTAAGTCATGcttccttttattgttttctttgttgatacAGACTTCTACCTATGAACTAATGCTTTGGACATGGCCAATGTGTCTACTGTATCTGAATTTGTTTTGCTTGGTCTCTCTAATTCTTCGGAAACATCGATGTTTTTCTTTAtggtgtttttattgttttatgtggCAACAGTGGTAGGTAACAGCCTCATAGTTATCACAATTGCTGCTGACTCCCAACTGCATTCTCCTATGTATTTCCTGCTTACCAATCTTTCTATTATTGATATGTCCCTCGCTTCCTTTGCCACTCCCAAAATGATTACAAATTACCTTACTGGTCATAAAACTATATCTTTCAATGGTTGTATCACACAGATATTTTTTTTGCATCTTTTCACTGGTACTGAGATTGGTTTACTAATGGCTATGTCTTTTGATAGATATATTGCAATCTGTAAGCCCCTGCATTATGCTTCAATCATTAGTCCCCAGATATGTATTGCCCTTGGGGTAGCTTCGTGGGTGGTGGGAATCATGCATTCAATGAGTCAGGTTATATTTGCCCTCACATTACCATTCTGTGGCCCCAACAAGGTagacagctttttctgtgatcttCCTGTGGTGTTCCAGCTGGCTTGTGTGGATACTTACATTCTGGGCCTGTTCATGATCTCAACAAGCGGAATTATTGCTTTGtcctgttttattcttttatttacttcatATGTGTTTGTCCTCATTACAATCAAGAATCATTTCTCCAGAGGGTCTTCTAAAGCCCTTTCAACCTGTACAGCTCATTTCATCGTTGTCTTCATGTTCTTTGTGCCATGCATTCTCATCTATATGtggccacaaatcagattcgagACAGAGAAGAGTTTGTCTGTATTTTACACCATCTTTACACCTGTTCTGAACCCAGCTATCTATACGTTGAGAAATCAAGACGTAAAAACAGCCATGAGGAGGCTCAAAAACAGGTTTCTAAATTCCAATAAGATTGCTCCTTCTCAGGCTTTTCAGGCTTTTCAGACTTGCAGGTGTGGAGTGCCATTATTTTGTGACACACAGCCTTGAGTACAATGCCAAAGCCTTGATTACAATGCTGTCTTAGGCTCTTGCTTTCAAACTTCGTATCAAACTGTAATTGCCAGAAACTTGTACATTCACAAGGTCTTttcatgtatgtgtttgtatgtgtgttcatatatGTGTTCTTTAAAATATGTGTTGAAATTTCAGGAAAGCAGTTTAATGGGATTAAtatttccaggaaaaaaagacCATCTATAAAAATATCAGGAATGGCTAGTTAGGACACTGAATATCAATTCTCAActgattataaatgaattaatgatGACTAATCATTGATTATTAATAATGAAGTTGAAATATAAGAGGATAAGTAGAGATTAAAGGAGAAATGGGATACAATTTGAATTATAAGCAGCTATTTGTGTAGTTATACAGAGGTTTCCCCTTAAGTTTCACAAAATAGCAAGATTTCAATAGTCCATAGGAATCCAACCTACTTCAGAAAATCAGCTTTTGCCAAAGGAGGTATGTATACTTTTCTACATATATCTCAGAAAATTCCTTTTTAACATTCAAatcaatttaaaattcaaatcactattattttaaaaagtctgaaTACATTTAATTGCAAATATtgataagatgaaataaaaatgatgcaACAGTCTCTACACATTAAATTAGCTAACAAAATGGTCATATTGCTATAATCCCTATTCTGGTAATAATGCATAGTGTACAAGGCAAGTGGAAGAATTCTGCAAGGCAGAAAATATGAAATGAGCAGTAAAGCAGCATATTTTGTTTCATACAGAAACTATAGAAGTTTAATTTAAATGATTCTGAAACGTGGAATTAGTCtgctttatttaaaaagatttacattgctttatattttaaagaattttaacatTTGGATAAATTAAGAATGTGTTTATTAATACCCCGTCGATGTAATCTACATGGTTTGGTATACAATGAATTTTGTTAAATATAGCTTTCAAATCCATAATGTATCAATACCACCTGCAGGCATTCACTCAAATTGCAAGTATTTGAAATAATGAGAAATACTATAATTTTTGTAATTCACTTCACAAATCATCTTTGCAAAATGATGATAAAGATTAAGCAATTCATACTTATTTAAAATTTGCTATGTGCATGCTGTTTCCTTGTAAATACAAATGGGAAATGTTTGAAGgcattttcataaatattctaAAAAATGTTGCATgccaatcctagatactcagaaagtTGAAATCTGAGTACTGTTATtagaaaccagccctggcaggacaaGTCTTATagactcttaattccagttaactaccaaaaagtctgaAAGTGGATCGATAGCTcagatgatagagtgctagccctgagcacaaaatctcacagatagcacccagaccttgagttcagccccaggattggcacacaatttgtttttttcctgcttcgacatatttatttattttggaaagaaaaatacaagaaaatactTCTGTGTTATTTTATGTCCATTGTACATGCTTTGCAAAAtacaaataagtataaaaaatacaataaaaattacatttaattctaaaatactaaaagaaaattattaataatGACCTTGTACCCTTTTCATCTGTATATATAGTTGCATTCTTTTAACCTGATTTCCTCATGTGTGAATCTGTCTTACATATATCTACCACATATTTCTCCACACATAATTTCTACTGATTTTGTAGTATTTCATCAGAACAGTGCATTTAGTAAATCTCACATTTTGGGATATTTTACTATTTCCACTTTTTTAAGGCAGCACACAAAATTTTTtagaatatttatgaaaatacttTCAAACATATCCAACTTTTATTTACAAAAGTAAACAGGTTACAACTGCATAAAAACTTAATAAATAACTAATTCTTTCTGGAATTTTTGAGTAAATGGAGAAAAAACATGATTTACATATGTATTAAGAACAAATTAGGAGAGAGCAATTAAGCAATGGAACCTATAAATTATAATTGTAAGTCAAATCATAAGAGGAAGGTACTGTTTTCATCTCCTTGTGTTTGAGCAAGGAAAAATTTAATTTGTGTGTGATACCGTGTGTGATACTTTGTTTAAGCTACAAATTTGAAATCATTGGATGAAAATACCTTCAGTATTAATACGGGCTACAATGCATGTAGAGCATAGAAATttgcatacatttatataaatgacaatgaaaatagatCAGTTTAGGTAGTATGAGCGAACTTTTTATGGTTTCAGTTCTATGAGGGGATATATTTAGGTTTAAGGATCTCACTTGTGCAGATGTTCTTCAGCTGATATTtttagggacccccccccccccatatatttCTGTTATGTAGTATTTACTTGTTCAGGGACtattttagaaaatgattttttattaCGATATATAAGTTGTGGAGTCTTTTGAAATGCTTTGCCTCAtctgtatttatttgtgtgtttgtttgtttatttatttacttatctgtcctgaggtttgaacttgggacctggacaCTGACATTGAGCTTCTTATTCTCAAGGTTagctctttatcacttgagccacagctccacttctggcttttttggtaatttattggagattagtatctcatggactttcttgcctatgctggcttcaaaccacttctcagatctcagcttcctcattgactagaattacaggtgtgaaccaccagtcccTGGtcatcatttgtatttttatggaGAATGCTGAAGCTCATGAAAAACTGCCAAAATTTATCAAAGAGCACACAGCTCTATAATGCAAGTTGACATTGATACTGAGTAGCTGACTTGACCGTAAGAATTTGTATCTGAGAATTAAAAGTGCTATAGATAGCCAATGGAAGACTTCAAAGCATACAGAGAACTAATCAATAACACATTCCCTGTTGGATCATCCCAAGGATCATCATTCCAGATATGTGTAAATTATACAGACATTTAAAACCTTAAATATAATCAATGTTTGGTATTTTTACAATTATATCGCCGTGAGAAACTGTTGGTACTCTCTTACCAGTGAAAAGGCAAGTAAGATCACCATGGGCTCCTTCAGCAGTAATAAGGATGGCACCATTTACCAAAGGTATGTAAACAGGCAGAAATGATGTTTTGCAAAACATGCTAGATAAGCAGAAATAAGTTAACAGAAACTTGTAAATTCATGAACAATTTGTAATGTCTTGTACTATTTCTAAATTATCCCCACCATTAGTAGAATGTGGGCATATGGAAAATATATCAGTATGTGGTGAATTTCTTCCTCTATGGATTTGAAGAGCAATAAAGTTTAATAATACTAAAcctatttttgccagtcatagggcttgaattcatggcctgggctcaaggctagcacttaaccacttgagccactgcatcacttctggctttttcggtttatgtggtactgaggagtcgaacccagggtttcatgcatgctaggcaaaaactctatcactcagccatattcccagcccaaagctacACATTTTAAAGAAGTACAAAAGTCCAGTTATAAGAAGTCTTGTAAAATAAACTAGCACAACCAAATGCAGGTAGAAAAATCAACTAATGAAAGCTGATacaatataaattataatttgtGATAAAATTAAACTTGTTTAgtccaaaaaaatatataaaatatatttggttGCTTCTAAAAATATTCCAGAACTAAGTTTAATGAGGATGGGAAGCTTGAATTTCATTCCTCTTCCTTATATGGATTTCTTCTAAGATCCTGTAATGGGTCCAACAACATCATATTAATAATATTGATTATTGTTTTCTTCAATTGGATTTgataattttatacatttttaaagttatttttataatcatggtgtgagtagatttcttgttaaacttatgtcctccctcattttttcccacattccctcctccccagttcacaCCATGAGTTATACTGTTAATTTCCAATAcattgtcttgtatcactgtttcattggttcaacttttatacattgtctcaccattttgatgttcccctttccttccctaattcagattaatgtacacacaatacccagggtaccaaaattaaacacagtgacaacaagagctaaaccatagggaagacagacaaaagaaaaaataacttcacatagtacattaaaaataacaacaatgagagctggggatatagcctagtggcaagagtgcctgcctcggatacacgaggccctaggttcgattccccagcaccacatatacagaaaacggccagaagccacgctgtggctcaagtggaggagtgctagccttgagcgggaagaagccagggacagtgcccaggccctgagtccaaggcccaggactggccaaaaaaaaaataacaacaatgaaaaaccacatttttcatatcttggagttcattttgcttagtatcatctcatatgatcatatgtacctagTCATTGAGCTATggagatcctctgctaggactattctagatatGTATGAATCAttaacaatgagggaaaacataaagtctatgtttctttgggtctggctcatttcactaagtatattatttcttccaagtctttccatttccttacaaatgaagcaatgtcattctttctggtggaagcatagagttccattgtgtatatataccacattttcttaatccattcatctactgaagggcatctgggttggttccatattttagctatggtaaataatgctgcaacaaacatagttgtgctggaagTTTTACTTTtggcttgtttgtgatcctttgggtaaatgccccaaactggggttgctgggtcatatgggagctctatgcttagtcttttgaggaacctccatactgcttttcagagtggttgaacaagtttacactcccacaaacagtgtagtagcataCGCTTTTGTCCACATCTCTGCCAGCttctgttattagatttcttgataatggctattataaatggggtgaagtggaatctcaatgttttgacttgcatttcttttcttgccatagatgttgagcacttcttcatatgtctattggccattcttgtttccacttcagagaagtctctcttgaagtcagtttctttgaggatttgcttttgggagcttatttttttctacttccaaCAGGAATTTCCACCTGGTAGATTTATTGTCATATCCCCTTTCAAAACAGACACAATGCTTACCATTATTTTAGGATTACAAGTTGccactgaaaaaataattttccagtcACTGTACGTCAAGTTTGAAAAACTGTCCTGcaagaaaaatatacttagaaatcatgtgaataaaaggaaagaattatTGTGGTTGAAGAAAGATTAAAGTCCCCCTAATGTGACATCTACATTTGGGTGCTCACTCCCCAAGCTCCTGCCCTTTCATTGTCATACTGCGTTTCTATTGGGGgagcttaatttttttatttctaagtatattttagatatgaggcccttgtctgttgtatggctagtgaagatctgcCTCCTATTCTTTGAGCTTGTCAGCTATgtttttgccatgcagaagctctgaagttcctcaacaaaattctggccaatcaacgtTTAAACAACTCATTAAAAATTATATCCTATGATCAAACAGACTTCATTCCATGGATGCAAAGCTGGATGAATATATGCAATTCAATTAATTTAATTCACCATATCACACAAGAGCAAGGAGAAGAACCACATAATCATTTCCAGAGATGTAGAAAAAGCATTTTACAACACcgatttatgatgaaagctctggagaaatgaagaatccatggaacattccagaatataataaaggctgtgtatgacaaacctacagctagcattatacatAGTGGCAAAaacttaaagccatttcctttaaaatcaggatgaGACAAGGATGCTATCtccacttctcttcaacatactactagaattcctagccagagcaataaggcaagaagaaaatataaaggggatctaaatagggacagatgaagtaaaactctctctttttgcagatgacatgatcctgtgttTAAAGAACCCCACCACTCTActctcaagttacttgagctgatccaaaactttggcaaaggatataaaattagttttttctttgtatttgtaaTTTATAACAATTTTGATAGTTTTTAAAATAGATACCATGGAATTGTATAAGCTTTAGGGTCTGCAAGACCTGTGTGTGGCTATTAAATCTTAGACTTGGTTATCTTTTTAGTTAAAGTTCTCTTATCACTGGTATAAAATTGGGCAAAAATCTTAACACCACTTAGTCTCAGTTTCTACACCTATAAAGGAGATAACAATGGTGCTAAAACCACATAGTTATTTTAGGagcaaaggaaataaattataGAAAACACATAGTTTTATAGTATTATTTATTATGCCATTTGTGATTCCAGTTCCTGGAAAGGTAATGCAGAaggctcacagtttgaagacaggccAGGCACAGCTTGTATAAAGCATTTATGCAAAAAATAGTCCAAAATTAAAACACCTGTAGGGTGGCTCAGggcatataataattattaagGTAAAGAGATACGTGAATGGATACATTAGTAGATAGGTACATTAGTACACAGTAGATATGGATCTAGCACAAAAATTTAAGTAGATGGGTTGATGAGTTTTGTGTGAACTTTTTAtgggaaatatttttcttaattgatAAGAATTAGAATAATATGATCTTTGATTATGATGCCAAATAGAAGTTATTCttggtaaatattatttattcacaTTCAGGTTCTTTATAGAATATTTTCAAAAGCTAAACAAACATACCAATGAAATGTTGATTTTCAAATAAGCTTTTAGCTAAAAGAACTAAAGTAAAGttaacaagaaaattaaaataatcttttttccAAGTTCTGTTTTTATgatgttttttgactttttgattaagatagaaaaatggagaagaaatcaTGGAAATATAAATCACATGAAATTCTTGCATACTCTAATGCAAGTAAAACCTACTAAGCTCTTTCACTTTATGTGCTTctggtaaaaataattttataaaaaccatagcttttttgatAATTATtgttaataaattttttaaattatcaggtCTGAGGTAAATAAATGCAAGGTATATTGGAATTGGTAAAAGCAGATATAACTACAAATGTGACTTAACTAAAAGTTAAGGTGTTCTATAGGTGTTGTTTACATACGTTACCTGagattttgtttctatttatttagtaaaacaaaaaataataaattccaaCATTAAGTATAGATATCTAGGTGTACAAATTTTGCATTCTTATTTCTGAATCTGCATATATAGGAAAAGGACATATACCATTTCAGGTTGGgactaacttttaaaaatttaactttatatagaaattttatattgcttcatattaaataaaatatttcaagccTGGCGATTTCAGATTTTCTTCTTATACTAGTTTTTTTATAACGTCTGACTATAAGGCCTTTGTTAATTTGCCTGTTTTCTTAATTACTAAAGTATCAACAAATGCACACTTTTCATATTCGcacaaacaaaatttaaaggtgaaaaaaggaTTTAGAAACTGAAGTATACAAAAGTTTTTCTTCTCCTGAGTGTGTAATTACATTGATTTTCTTTCAGTTCAAAAAACCCACTAAAAACTAAACCCAGAAACTGACAGATTTAATTTACTGAATTAAATTCTTACAGTATCACCAGAAGCCTGGACATGATAGTACACATCAGTAATGCCAGCCAATAAGGAAATAGAGACAGGATGATCACAAGCTGGAAAGTAAGCTAGGAAAAGTTAGTGACACCTTATcttgaaaagaaaattagaatgttATAGACATACATACTAGGATACACATGCTGCACAataaatttcagaaaataaagcaaaagggttGTGGACATGATTCTAGTAGTACAGCTCTTGCTTATGAAGCAGACAGAAAGTCCTTGTTTCAATCTATAggaatgaaaatcaaaaccaaattgAAATCTGGAAAACTTAAATCTGTTAGGGAATACTGGGGGTCTACTAAAGATCCTGGGGTCCAGAATAAAGTAATGTGAGTATGCTTTCTGGGGCTTGCAAAGGCTACAACTGTCGTGGGGTATATGTTATTTGTGGCTTGAAAAGGCAACAACTATCATAAGGGGgatgggcttgaactttgggttct is drawn from Perognathus longimembris pacificus isolate PPM17 chromosome 10, ASM2315922v1, whole genome shotgun sequence and contains these coding sequences:
- the LOC125357906 gene encoding olfactory receptor 4K2-like, giving the protein MASGGRRSGELGSLRGQVFGGWRGEGRCKPKTAGARRARAAGASGRGREASASSQGRAAVAEGASGAGSGGRAGGRGRGGWFGAGFSDPQTSLARENSLFSPKHHLWKLAASLAPVLLANGTYTGTKESSASYNFTVVKAYNLSACVHFPQVVMIDPIDIANNTITCINSNALDMANVSTVSEFVLLGLSNSSETSMFFFMVFLLFYVATVVGNSLIVITIAADSQLHSPMYFLLTNLSIIDMSLASFATPKMITNYLTGHKTISFNGCITQIFFLHLFTGTEIGLLMAMSFDRYIAICKPLHYASIISPQICIALGVASWVVGIMHSMSQVIFALTLPFCGPNKVDSFFCDLPVVFQLACVDTYILGLFMISTSGIIALSCFILLFTSYVFVLITIKNHFSRGSSKALSTCTAHFIVVFMFFVPCILIYMWPQIRFETEKSLSVFYTIFTPVLNPAIYTLRNQDVKTAMRRLKNRFLNSNKIAPSQAFQAFQTCSEKASKITMGSFSSNKDGTIYQSSWKGAHDFNIQSIQKSLPNAISCQGHLPPVLSRPAGEMGKCAPTKVGQEKVKGRRVSASNPPSPEDNQTAWERVSHSLALLNELCS